A window from Flavobacterium gyeonganense encodes these proteins:
- a CDS encoding sensor histidine kinase, which translates to MKNWKFYNALFVRVLFVMILFLFSVFLIYKMFYYNAILVGLFAIVMLFEMYSFVKNQLLFYDRTLLSILQNDFSTNFPEEHKKDNFKSLYLLYDTLKIQQQEQTSKELVYKSILNSIDTGALILEKENEEWNIFLMNDCFSDLFKVPKVSHWKYLKNYLPSLCNEIEKSDFAELKSVISIKIEEQDLQTFILQTSLTKTYNKEYFIILIDSIQRVIEKKEKEAWINLMKIISHELMNSLTPIRALSQNLLQIVDQEKLEEDDFDDIKSSISTIINRSDHLQVFVENYRKLAMLPTPAKEMTPINTLFEDCIRIMSPILKAGNIELINDTHSSRSVLIDKNQMEQVIINLITNSVYALEEKTEKKILISSFTENNRFFITISDNGKGIDQEIQDKVFLPFFTTRKDGAGIGLTLSKNIIEAHGGYLSYQTGEDKTTFVICLI; encoded by the coding sequence ATGAAAAACTGGAAGTTTTATAACGCCTTATTTGTGAGAGTCTTGTTTGTTATGATTCTCTTTTTGTTTTCCGTTTTTCTAATCTATAAAATGTTTTATTACAATGCGATTTTGGTTGGACTCTTTGCAATTGTAATGCTTTTCGAAATGTATTCTTTTGTAAAAAATCAATTGCTCTTTTACGACAGAACACTGCTTTCGATACTTCAAAATGATTTTTCGACTAATTTTCCGGAAGAGCATAAAAAAGACAATTTTAAAAGTTTGTATCTTTTATATGATACACTAAAAATACAGCAGCAGGAGCAAACCTCAAAAGAATTGGTGTACAAATCAATTTTAAACAGTATTGATACCGGTGCTTTAATTTTGGAAAAAGAGAACGAAGAATGGAACATTTTTTTAATGAATGATTGTTTTTCGGATTTATTTAAAGTGCCAAAAGTGAGTCACTGGAAATACCTTAAAAACTATTTGCCTTCTCTTTGCAATGAAATTGAAAAGTCTGATTTTGCCGAATTAAAATCGGTAATTTCTATCAAAATTGAAGAACAGGATTTGCAGACTTTCATCCTGCAGACCTCGTTGACGAAAACGTATAACAAGGAATATTTTATCATTTTAATTGACAGTATTCAGCGTGTTATTGAGAAAAAGGAAAAAGAAGCCTGGATCAACCTGATGAAAATTATTTCGCATGAATTAATGAATTCCTTAACTCCAATTCGTGCGCTTTCGCAGAATTTACTTCAGATTGTCGATCAGGAAAAACTCGAAGAAGACGATTTTGACGACATAAAGAGTAGTATTTCTACCATTATAAACAGAAGCGATCATCTGCAGGTTTTTGTTGAGAATTACCGAAAACTTGCCATGCTGCCAACGCCGGCCAAAGAAATGACGCCAATCAATACACTTTTTGAAGACTGTATACGGATTATGAGTCCAATTTTGAAGGCTGGAAATATTGAATTGATAAATGATACCCATAGTTCACGATCTGTCTTAATTGATAAAAACCAAATGGAGCAGGTTATCATCAATTTGATTACCAATAGTGTTTATGCCCTAGAAGAAAAGACTGAAAAGAAAATACTCATATCGAGTTTTACCGAAAATAATCGCTTTTTTATTACTATTTCTGACAATGGAAAAGGTATCGACCAGGAAATTCAGGACAAAGTATTTCTTCCGTTTTTCACTACCCGAAAAGACGGTGCAGGAATTGGTTTAACACTCTCCAAAAATATTATTGAAGCGCATGGTGGTTACCTAAGTTATCAAACTGGCGAAGACAAAACCACTTTTGTAATTTGCCTTATTTAA
- a CDS encoding ammonium transporter: MKIEKRWIISFIMISIVCITGAFWPTVTENDYVLAAFGTIDHIVPADVAWMLTSSCLVLIMTPGLSFFYGGMVGKKNVISTMLQSFICLGVVTLLWAVVAFSLAFGEPVGFGSGDHFYSFFGDPTTFAFMDYVGVLPHKQLATTIPFMLFALFQMKFAIICPAIITGSFAERVRFISYLIFISLFTIFIYAPLCHAVWYPTGILGSYFGVKDFAGGTVVHMSSGFAALAGVIVLGKRKNSQHIPTNIPFVLLGTGMLWFGWFGFNAGSALAANGTAAMAFATTTTSSAAAMLTWIFFDRMNGRKVSALGACIGAVVGLVAITPAAGFVSVPESMFFGFITALVSNTAVNCSFSKRFDDTLDVFACHGVGGIMGMILTAIFAHGEDASLLHGGWNVFGHHMMALVLVSIFTFFGAYFLFKVTNFIIPLRVSEESEHIGLDLSQHDETLDPKSSHITEPHY, encoded by the coding sequence ATGAAAATAGAAAAACGCTGGATCATCTCCTTTATTATGATAAGTATTGTTTGTATCACGGGCGCTTTTTGGCCTACTGTTACAGAAAATGATTATGTATTAGCTGCATTTGGCACCATTGATCACATTGTACCCGCAGATGTTGCCTGGATGCTGACATCCTCTTGTCTGGTTTTAATCATGACCCCGGGATTATCTTTCTTTTACGGCGGAATGGTAGGCAAGAAAAACGTGATTTCAACGATGTTACAAAGTTTTATTTGTTTAGGAGTTGTTACGCTTTTATGGGCTGTAGTGGCTTTTAGCCTTGCGTTTGGAGAGCCTGTTGGTTTTGGTTCAGGAGATCATTTTTACAGTTTCTTTGGTGATCCGACAACTTTTGCCTTTATGGACTATGTAGGCGTCCTGCCTCATAAACAATTGGCTACTACGATTCCGTTTATGCTTTTTGCTTTATTTCAGATGAAATTTGCGATTATTTGTCCTGCTATTATTACAGGATCATTTGCAGAACGTGTACGTTTTATATCCTATTTAATTTTCATCAGTTTATTTACCATTTTTATATATGCTCCTTTATGCCACGCGGTTTGGTATCCAACGGGCATTTTGGGAAGCTATTTTGGCGTAAAAGATTTTGCCGGAGGAACCGTAGTACACATGAGTTCCGGATTTGCTGCTTTGGCCGGGGTTATCGTTTTAGGAAAAAGAAAAAACAGTCAGCATATTCCAACCAATATTCCGTTTGTATTATTAGGAACCGGAATGTTATGGTTTGGATGGTTTGGTTTCAACGCCGGATCTGCTCTTGCTGCGAACGGAACAGCTGCCATGGCTTTTGCCACCACCACAACTTCATCGGCTGCAGCCATGTTAACGTGGATTTTCTTTGACCGAATGAACGGAAGAAAAGTTTCTGCTCTTGGGGCATGCATCGGAGCTGTTGTAGGTTTAGTAGCCATTACTCCTGCTGCAGGTTTCGTATCGGTTCCTGAAAGTATGTTTTTCGGATTCATAACAGCCTTGGTTTCAAACACAGCTGTAAACTGCAGTTTTTCAAAAAGATTTGACGATACACTGGATGTTTTTGCCTGTCACGGTGTGGGCGGAATTATGGGAATGATCTTAACAGCTATTTTTGCTCATGGTGAAGATGCAAGTTTACTGCACGGAGGATGGAATGTTTTCGGACATCACATGATGGCATTAGTACTGGTTTCAATATTTACCTTCTTTGGAGCTTATTTCTTGTTCAAAGTAACCAATTTCATTATTCCGCTACGAGTTTCAGAAGAATCAGAACACATCGGACTGGATTTATCTCAGCATGATGAAACGCTGGATCCAAAATCATCACATATAACCGAACCACATTACTAA
- a CDS encoding sigma-54-dependent transcriptional regulator: MRKKLAQILIVDDQEEILFSAKMILKKHFETIFTTNNPKKIISLLSENEINVVLLDMNYRIGFEDGREGIHWLKEIKTLSPNTIVILMTAFGKIETAVEGIKIGAFDYVLKPWHNEKLLETIDKAVAESRKNNKKPVVEKTEKRYFTGSSQKIKQAYSIAEKVARTDANVLILGENGTGKYVFAEFIHQNSTRKNEPFVHVDLGSLSDNLFESELFGYAKGAFTDAKTDTPGRFELAQNSTIFLDEIGNIPLHLQAKLLHVLQTKTVTRLGESRPRALNVRIISATNSDIKTEVKNKNFREDLLYRINTMEIHLPSLRERKEDIVPMANFILDQIAEKYNQENWQFEENAPRYLEKYPWKGNVREMENKIERALILSDNNIISIHDLDILDFEDVPENDENPLSEMEKTAIEKALFKHHGNISKTAEELGLSRAALYRRIEKYDLKN; encoded by the coding sequence ATGCGAAAAAAACTAGCCCAAATATTAATTGTCGATGATCAGGAAGAAATTCTTTTTTCGGCAAAAATGATTCTCAAGAAGCATTTTGAAACCATTTTTACGACAAATAATCCCAAAAAAATCATTTCGCTTTTAAGTGAAAATGAAATAAATGTGGTTTTGCTTGATATGAATTACCGAATTGGTTTTGAAGACGGGCGCGAAGGGATTCACTGGCTGAAAGAAATTAAAACACTGTCACCAAATACAATTGTAATTTTAATGACCGCTTTCGGTAAAATTGAAACAGCTGTTGAAGGTATCAAAATTGGTGCTTTTGACTATGTTTTAAAACCGTGGCACAATGAAAAATTATTGGAAACAATTGATAAGGCTGTCGCCGAAAGCAGAAAAAACAACAAAAAACCAGTCGTAGAAAAAACCGAAAAAAGATATTTTACCGGAAGTTCCCAAAAAATTAAACAAGCCTATTCTATTGCTGAAAAAGTAGCCAGAACAGATGCCAATGTCTTGATTTTAGGTGAAAACGGAACCGGGAAATATGTCTTTGCCGAGTTTATTCATCAGAATTCTACACGAAAAAACGAGCCTTTTGTACATGTTGATTTGGGTTCCCTGAGTGATAATTTGTTCGAAAGCGAACTTTTTGGATATGCAAAAGGCGCATTTACGGATGCAAAAACCGATACGCCGGGAAGGTTTGAATTGGCGCAAAACAGCACTATTTTTCTGGATGAAATTGGCAATATTCCGCTTCATTTGCAGGCAAAATTATTACATGTTTTACAAACCAAAACGGTTACACGATTAGGCGAAAGCAGGCCCAGGGCTTTGAATGTCCGTATTATTTCTGCTACAAACAGTGATATTAAAACAGAGGTTAAAAATAAAAACTTTCGTGAAGATTTACTGTACCGCATCAATACGATGGAAATTCATTTGCCGTCTTTGCGGGAAAGAAAAGAGGATATTGTTCCGATGGCAAATTTCATTCTCGATCAGATTGCTGAAAAGTACAATCAGGAAAATTGGCAGTTTGAAGAAAATGCTCCCCGTTATCTGGAAAAATATCCATGGAAAGGAAATGTACGCGAGATGGAAAATAAAATTGAACGTGCTTTGATTTTATCTGATAATAATATCATTTCTATTCATGATCTGGATATTTTAGATTTTGAAGATGTTCCTGAAAATGATGAAAATCCGTTATCAGAAATGGAGAAAACGGCCATCGAAAAAGCGCTTTTTAAACATCACGGAAATATCAGCAAAACGGCTGAAGAATTAGGATTGTCCAGAGCTGCTTTGTACAGAAGAATTGAGAAATACGATTTGAAGAATTAA
- a CDS encoding HPF/RaiA family ribosome-associated protein → MKIQINTDKNIEGHARLENYFSGELEKSLARFEDKITRIEVHFGDENGEKFGLNDKKCVLEVRIANLQPLTVTEHADTLEKAFSGALAKAKKSLTTTFEKMKAH, encoded by the coding sequence ATGAAAATTCAAATCAATACCGACAAAAACATTGAAGGACACGCAAGATTAGAAAATTATTTTTCAGGAGAACTTGAAAAAAGTTTAGCGCGTTTTGAAGATAAAATTACACGCATAGAAGTACATTTTGGAGATGAAAATGGAGAGAAATTCGGCTTAAACGATAAAAAATGCGTTCTTGAAGTCCGTATCGCCAATTTACAGCCGCTTACCGTTACAGAACACGCAGACACTCTTGAAAAAGCGTTTAGCGGTGCTTTGGCAAAAGCCAAAAAATCATTGACTACTACTTTCGAAAAAATGAAAGCACATTAA
- a CDS encoding L,D-transpeptidase family protein, with translation MRQLYKFILIIAAGFVFASFGFKNKDIKPIDNLYLKEDPAVQNNSDSTTTAFKSSREVYLLSRQYDRLEGALEKYQKIDRKKLWKKIDVDSATYKELKPFDSGAVVKQIRERLFVEGDLKKDSKKGLYDEELMAGVLNYKKRYGLKLNYKLSFEHIKQMNEPVSERIRVIKLNMDRCRLIPENLIDARDYIMVNIPAYRLLYVKNGANEFTSDVFVGAKWSETEIFSSAMDKIVFSPYWNVPQSIIDNELKLNMASNKNYLEEHNMEWNGGKVRQRPGPKNSLGLVKFLFPNPFDIYMHDTPAKSLFMFEQRTFSHGCINIKEAKKMAHVILKDDPDWTDEMIDNAMNGEKETTCMLKNKIPIYIGYFTSWVSEETGEVYFYPDVYQKDKETTAEDPNGLVMD, from the coding sequence ATGCGACAATTATATAAATTCATCCTAATTATAGCTGCAGGTTTTGTATTTGCCTCATTTGGCTTTAAGAATAAAGATATAAAACCAATTGACAACTTATACTTAAAAGAAGATCCAGCAGTTCAGAATAATTCTGATTCCACAACCACTGCATTTAAATCATCAAGAGAAGTCTATCTTTTATCCAGACAGTACGACCGGCTAGAGGGAGCTTTAGAAAAATACCAAAAAATTGACCGAAAAAAACTGTGGAAAAAAATAGATGTTGACAGTGCTACCTATAAAGAATTAAAGCCTTTTGATAGTGGTGCCGTAGTAAAACAAATTCGTGAACGTTTGTTTGTCGAAGGCGATTTGAAAAAGGATTCCAAAAAAGGCTTATACGATGAAGAGCTTATGGCCGGGGTTTTAAATTATAAAAAAAGATACGGTCTGAAATTGAACTACAAATTGTCATTCGAACATATCAAACAAATGAATGAGCCTGTATCAGAAAGAATCAGAGTTATAAAATTAAACATGGACCGTTGCCGCCTGATTCCTGAAAATTTAATAGATGCTAGGGATTATATTATGGTAAATATTCCGGCTTACCGATTATTATACGTAAAAAATGGTGCAAACGAGTTTACATCTGATGTTTTTGTGGGTGCTAAATGGTCAGAAACCGAAATTTTCAGCAGTGCGATGGATAAAATTGTATTTAGCCCGTATTGGAATGTGCCCCAGAGTATCATCGATAATGAATTAAAACTTAATATGGCTTCCAATAAAAATTATCTGGAAGAACATAATATGGAATGGAACGGAGGAAAGGTAAGACAAAGACCAGGGCCTAAAAACTCTTTGGGATTAGTGAAATTTTTATTTCCAAATCCGTTTGATATTTACATGCACGATACGCCGGCTAAAAGTTTGTTTATGTTTGAGCAGCGTACATTCAGCCACGGTTGTATTAATATAAAAGAAGCTAAAAAAATGGCGCATGTAATTTTGAAAGACGACCCGGACTGGACGGACGAAATGATTGATAATGCGATGAATGGTGAAAAAGAAACCACATGCATGCTGAAAAATAAAATTCCGATATACATAGGCTATTTTACTTCCTGGGTTAGTGAAGAAACCGGTGAAGTTTATTTCTATCCTGATGTGTATCAAAAAGATAAAGAAACAACAGCTGAAGATCCAAATGGTTTGGTAATGGATTAA
- the trmB gene encoding tRNA (guanosine(46)-N7)-methyltransferase TrmB — translation MGSKNKLKRFRENETFENVFQPTREEVVSDSFPLRGKWNTDFFKNDNPLVLELGCGKGEYSVGLAEKYPDKNFIGIDIKGARFWRGAKTAVEDGLHNVAFVRTQIELINHIFAEGEVDEIWITFPDPQIKYKRTKHRMTNSEFLKLYKKILKKDGVVNLKTDSEFMHGYTLGLLHGEGHEVLYANHNVYKNEGSPEVVTSIQTFYEKQYLEINKAITYIRFKIKD, via the coding sequence GTGGGAAGTAAAAATAAACTAAAAAGATTCAGGGAAAACGAAACATTTGAAAACGTTTTCCAGCCAACCAGAGAAGAAGTTGTAAGTGATTCGTTTCCGTTAAGAGGAAAATGGAATACTGATTTCTTTAAAAATGACAATCCGTTAGTTTTAGAATTAGGCTGTGGAAAAGGAGAATATTCTGTTGGACTGGCAGAAAAATACCCGGACAAAAATTTTATCGGAATTGACATTAAAGGTGCCCGTTTCTGGAGAGGTGCCAAAACAGCTGTGGAAGATGGCCTGCATAATGTGGCGTTTGTACGAACCCAGATCGAATTAATCAATCATATTTTTGCTGAAGGCGAAGTTGACGAAATCTGGATTACTTTTCCGGATCCGCAAATCAAATACAAAAGAACCAAGCACAGAATGACCAATTCTGAGTTTTTGAAATTGTATAAAAAAATCCTTAAAAAAGACGGTGTTGTAAACCTGAAAACCGACAGTGAATTCATGCACGGTTATACCTTAGGATTACTGCACGGAGAAGGACACGAAGTTTTATATGCCAACCATAACGTATATAAAAATGAAGGAAGTCCGGAAGTAGTAACTTCAATTCAGACCTTTTACGAAAAACAATATTTAGAAATAAACAAGGCAATTACGTATATTCGTTTTAAAATTAAAGACTAA
- a CDS encoding nuclear transport factor 2 family protein, giving the protein MKKTILLLLFATVFANAQNAEKDKINQTLDAWHKAAADVKFDAYFNAMTEDAIYIGTDATENWIKPDFKAWAKPYFDKGTTWNFTALERHIFFDKSGKIAWFDELLNTQMKICRGSGVLVKIGKEWKIQHYVLSMTIPNDEVDSVVKIKRPIEDILIAKLQKK; this is encoded by the coding sequence ATGAAAAAGACGATCCTATTACTTTTATTCGCAACTGTTTTTGCAAATGCCCAAAATGCCGAAAAAGACAAAATCAACCAGACTCTTGACGCCTGGCACAAAGCCGCGGCCGATGTGAAATTCGACGCTTATTTTAATGCCATGACCGAAGACGCGATTTACATCGGAACAGACGCTACCGAAAACTGGATTAAACCTGATTTTAAAGCCTGGGCGAAACCCTATTTCGACAAAGGAACAACCTGGAATTTTACGGCATTGGAACGCCACATCTTTTTTGACAAAAGCGGAAAAATTGCCTGGTTCGACGAATTACTCAATACACAGATGAAAATTTGCCGTGGCTCAGGAGTTTTGGTCAAAATAGGAAAAGAATGGAAGATTCAACATTATGTTTTATCCATGACGATTCCGAATGACGAAGTGGATTCAGTAGTAAAAATAAAAAGGCCCATCGAAGATATTTTGATTGCCAAACTTCAAAAAAAATAA
- a CDS encoding MGMT family protein translates to MAEENFFEKVYAIARQIPYGKVTSYGAIAKALGTARSARMVGWAMNACHNMDDVPAHRVVNRKGLLTGKHHFDGTNLMQQLLENEGIKVVNNQIVDFDKHFWQPEIGL, encoded by the coding sequence ATGGCTGAAGAAAATTTTTTCGAAAAAGTATATGCAATCGCCCGACAGATTCCGTACGGAAAAGTAACTTCTTATGGTGCAATCGCAAAAGCATTAGGTACCGCAAGATCTGCACGAATGGTCGGCTGGGCTATGAATGCCTGTCACAATATGGATGATGTGCCGGCACACAGAGTCGTAAACCGAAAAGGACTTTTGACCGGAAAACATCACTTCGACGGAACCAATTTAATGCAGCAGCTTTTAGAAAACGAAGGCATTAAAGTGGTCAATAATCAAATCGTCGACTTTGACAAACATTTCTGGCAGCCCGAAATCGGATTATGA
- a CDS encoding LysE family transporter: MALLTPLVSGFIAAVIGIIPPGLLNMTAAKINLKEGKKNALWFVVGAVLVIFFQVYVAVLFARVIDNRPDIVTLLREIGFVAFSILTIYFLFIAKKPTAKKKSKIKKSSKKSRFFLGMLLSGLNFFPIPYYVVVSVTLASYQLFAFENNIISIFVLGSVLGSFAALYCYIAFFEKIEKKTDYLMRNMNKIIGCITGLVALITLFNILNYYFG; the protein is encoded by the coding sequence ATGGCCTTACTCACCCCTTTAGTTTCAGGTTTTATTGCTGCTGTTATCGGAATCATTCCTCCGGGATTACTGAACATGACAGCTGCCAAAATAAATCTGAAAGAAGGGAAAAAGAATGCCTTATGGTTTGTTGTTGGTGCTGTTTTAGTTATTTTTTTTCAGGTCTATGTAGCGGTTTTATTTGCACGTGTAATTGACAACAGACCGGATATTGTGACGCTGCTTCGCGAAATTGGCTTTGTGGCCTTTTCTATTTTGACTATTTACTTTTTATTTATTGCCAAAAAACCAACCGCGAAGAAAAAATCAAAGATTAAAAAAAGCAGTAAAAAAAGTCGTTTCTTTTTAGGGATGCTGCTTTCTGGTCTGAACTTTTTTCCTATTCCTTATTATGTGGTTGTAAGTGTGACGCTAGCTTCTTATCAGCTTTTTGCTTTTGAAAACAATATCATCTCTATCTTTGTTTTAGGCTCTGTTTTAGGTTCTTTTGCCGCTTTATACTGTTATATTGCTTTTTTTGAAAAAATAGAGAAAAAAACCGATTACCTGATGCGGAATATGAATAAAATCATTGGATGCATTACAGGTTTAGTAGCTCTTATAACGCTTTTTAATATTTTGAATTATTACTTCGGATAA